From the genome of Malus sylvestris chromosome 6, drMalSylv7.2, whole genome shotgun sequence, one region includes:
- the LOC126627328 gene encoding protein LURP-one-related 17-like — MKIVPLLKSLSRTRSVHNHQEQHDHQEYKATDSCSSGACTSLTVWRKSLLISCKGFTVIDSNGDLVYRVDNYIGHPEEVILMDGSGKSVLTMRRRKKLSLVDGWFVHEGETGGCCTKRATAASKSRPTFYVRKNMNMINTNPSSLLAYVYRETCGHKRHAYVIEGSYTHRSCKVSDESRNVVAEIKKKEANIGGVSYGVDVFHLIVHHGFDSGFAMALVLVLDQLFS, encoded by the exons atGAAGATTGTTCCTTTGTTGAAATCTTTATCTAGGACTAGGTCTGTCCATAATCATCAAGAACAACATGATCACCAAGAATACAAGGCCACTGATAGTTGTTCTTCTGGGGCCTGCACATCATTAACAGTGTGGAGAAAATCCCTTCTAATTAGCTGTAAAGGGTTCACGGTCATCGATTCCAACGGAGATCTCGTTTATCGGGTGGACAACTACATCGGACATCCTGAGGAAGTCATTCTCATGGATGGCTCTGGAAAATCTGTCCTCACAATGCGTCGCCGAAAG AAGCTTAGTCTCGTTGATGGTTGGTTTGTGCACGAAGGGGAAACTGGCGGTTGTTGCACAAAAAGAGCAACTGCAGCATCAAAAAGTAGGCCAACGTTTTACGTGAGGAAGAACATGAACATGATAAATACCAATCCCAGTAGTCTACTTGCTTATGTGTATCGCGAGACATGTGGTCACAAAAGACATGCATATGTGATTGAAGGTTCTTACACGCACAGATCATGCAAAGTATCAGATGAGTCGAGGAATGTGGTAGCTGAGATCAAGAAAAAGGAAGCAAATATTGGAGGTGTTTCTTATGGGGTagatgtttttcatttgattgtGCATCATGGCTTTGATTCTGGATTTGCAATGGCTCTTGTATTAGTATTAGATCAGTTGTTTTCTTAG